A single Victivallis lenta DNA region contains:
- a CDS encoding glycosyltransferase: MRVIELVASIRSEYGGPAYTVPALASALRRAGVEVELHTLAAPEKIDCGVPVTVHPLIRGIPAFAGYSAGLYGQLQMLSRDSNIIHSHLLWTALNILPEFARRGRNCRHVISPRGTLSRTAMGMKSWRKAASLRLGQWSALEHADLFHATSDMEYEDIRRMGLRQPVAVLPNGIELPQFSEAKRRPACRTLLYFGRYHPIKGIEMLLSAWKKLSLRHPEWRLRLVGPCNAYAEELKKAAEKCRLPRVEFCGELKGARKIEAYREASLFVLPSFSENFGVTVAEALACGTPAVTTTGTPWKQLEEHGCGRCVPAGEEPLTGALDWLMSCGDDELAAMGERGRSWMEEFNWTHIGERMKTIYGWLCCGGDRPDEVRPD; this comes from the coding sequence ATGCGAGTTATTGAATTGGTTGCCAGCATCCGGAGCGAATACGGCGGTCCGGCCTATACGGTACCGGCGCTCGCTTCCGCATTGAGGCGGGCGGGCGTGGAGGTGGAACTGCACACACTGGCTGCCCCGGAAAAGATCGACTGCGGTGTTCCGGTAACGGTACATCCGCTGATACGGGGGATTCCTGCATTTGCGGGATACTCTGCCGGTTTGTACGGGCAGTTGCAGATGCTTAGCCGGGACTCGAATATCATTCACAGTCATCTGCTGTGGACGGCATTGAATATCCTGCCGGAATTTGCCCGCCGTGGCCGGAATTGCCGCCATGTGATTTCTCCGAGGGGAACTTTAAGCCGGACCGCCATGGGGATGAAGTCCTGGCGGAAGGCTGCCAGTCTGCGGCTCGGTCAGTGGAGCGCGCTGGAGCATGCGGATCTGTTCCATGCCACAAGCGATATGGAATACGAGGATATCCGCCGGATGGGACTTCGTCAGCCTGTTGCCGTCCTTCCGAACGGTATCGAATTGCCGCAGTTTTCGGAGGCGAAACGGCGGCCGGCTTGCCGGACTTTGCTCTATTTCGGGCGGTATCATCCGATCAAGGGGATCGAGATGCTGCTTTCCGCCTGGAAGAAGCTTTCTCTGCGTCATCCGGAGTGGCGGCTGCGTTTGGTCGGCCCCTGCAATGCCTATGCGGAGGAACTGAAAAAAGCGGCTGAAAAATGCCGATTGCCGCGGGTCGAATTCTGTGGCGAATTGAAAGGTGCCCGGAAAATCGAGGCTTACCGGGAGGCTTCTCTGTTCGTTCTGCCGAGTTTTTCCGAGAATTTCGGCGTTACAGTGGCGGAGGCGCTTGCCTGCGGCACGCCGGCGGTCACTACGACCGGGACTCCGTGGAAACAACTGGAGGAGCACGGCTGCGGCCGCTGCGTCCCCGCCGGCGAGGAGCCGCTGACCGGGGCATTGGATTGGCTTATGTCGTGCGGGGACGACGAGCTGGCGGCAATGGGCGAACGTGGCCGAAGCTGGATGGAGGAATTTAACTGGACGCATATCGGGGAACGCATGAAAACTATTTACGGCTGGCTCTGCTGCGGCGGAGACAGGCCGGATGAGGTTCGTCCCGATTGA
- a CDS encoding glycosyltransferase family 4 protein, whose translation MRILLIYHFFQPDPVISARLFAELAEELEHAGHRVTVFTGNRLIRSDEKLPPREEWNGVEIRRFSRPNFSQGSNVGRLFNSGILQLKWLCGFFRRRREFDAVLVGTDPQFAYLMFPLLRLMNRRIRLIHWAFDLYPEAILVNSPAWMKRLAALTKPFVPWAYRRVDAMVDIGECMRKRLQTYGHGAECATLTPWALAEPSEVPESDPDVRRELFGEAKIGLLYSGTVGYAHDLGPFIGLARECRRRGIDAAFCFAGYGNQYKVQLAQLTKEDTNIRLAGFASEAELERRLAAADIHLISLRRGWEGIVVPSKFFGALAIGRPVLFSGPEESCIARWIADEKLGCVLDDASEAALHFIRELGNKPEVLEQARNHAWRIYREKFSRTAVCSRWLRLLAER comes from the coding sequence ATGCGTATTCTTCTGATTTATCACTTCTTCCAGCCTGACCCGGTAATTTCGGCGCGGCTGTTTGCGGAGCTGGCGGAGGAGCTGGAGCATGCGGGGCACCGGGTGACGGTGTTCACGGGCAATCGGCTGATCCGGTCGGATGAGAAGCTGCCGCCGCGGGAGGAGTGGAACGGTGTGGAGATCCGGCGCTTCTCCCGGCCGAACTTTTCGCAGGGGAGCAATGTCGGACGGCTGTTCAACTCCGGAATCCTCCAGCTGAAATGGCTGTGCGGATTCTTCCGGCGGAGAAGAGAGTTTGACGCGGTACTCGTCGGGACCGATCCGCAGTTCGCATATCTGATGTTTCCGCTTCTGCGGCTGATGAATCGGCGCATCCGGTTGATCCACTGGGCGTTCGATCTGTATCCGGAGGCGATTCTGGTGAACTCCCCGGCATGGATGAAACGGCTGGCCGCCCTGACGAAACCGTTCGTGCCGTGGGCTTACCGCCGGGTTGACGCGATGGTTGACATCGGGGAATGCATGCGGAAGCGGCTTCAGACGTACGGTCACGGGGCCGAATGTGCGACGTTGACGCCGTGGGCGCTGGCGGAACCGTCGGAGGTTCCGGAATCCGATCCGGACGTGCGGCGCGAGTTGTTCGGTGAGGCGAAGATCGGACTGCTCTATTCCGGCACGGTCGGTTATGCCCACGATCTTGGCCCGTTCATCGGGCTGGCGCGGGAGTGCCGCCGCCGTGGAATCGACGCGGCCTTCTGTTTCGCCGGTTACGGCAATCAGTACAAGGTGCAGCTTGCGCAGCTCACAAAGGAGGATACGAATATCCGCCTGGCCGGATTTGCTTCCGAAGCGGAACTCGAAAGACGGCTGGCCGCGGCGGACATCCATCTGATCAGCCTGCGCCGGGGATGGGAGGGCATCGTGGTTCCGTCGAAGTTTTTCGGCGCCCTGGCCATCGGCCGCCCGGTGTTGTTTTCGGGGCCGGAAGAAAGCTGCATCGCCCGCTGGATCGCCGATGAGAAGCTGGGGTGTGTCCTGGACGATGCTTCGGAGGCGGCGCTGCACTTCATCCGGGAGCTGGGGAACAAGCCGGAAGTGCTGGAACAGGCGCGGAATCACGCCTGGCGCATCTATCGCGAGAAATTCAGCCGAACCGCCGTCTGTTCCCGCTGGCTCCGCTTATTGGCGGAGAGGTGA
- a CDS encoding acyltransferase, giving the protein MMLKHISYRLFWFKKALVTVSGTLLGTLRLYLWGAKLKGLVKCVGLPYVEFSPAGCVRIGRACCLRSARCSNIAGIDLPVTLGVLQKGKLEIGDQCGISASVIVAEESVIIGDRVMIGVNCRIADTDFHPLDLKSRAVPHSRGKTAPVVIGSDVFIGMNCIVLKGVSIGCGSVIAAGSVVTKSIPPHVMAGGNPARVLRSLGPE; this is encoded by the coding sequence ATGATGCTTAAACATATCAGCTACAGATTATTCTGGTTCAAGAAAGCATTGGTTACCGTGAGTGGTACCCTTCTGGGCACTTTGCGGCTCTATCTCTGGGGCGCGAAGCTGAAGGGGCTGGTGAAATGCGTCGGCCTGCCGTATGTGGAGTTCTCTCCTGCCGGGTGTGTCCGGATAGGCCGGGCGTGTTGTCTGCGCTCCGCCCGTTGTTCGAATATTGCCGGAATTGACCTGCCGGTTACGCTGGGGGTATTGCAGAAAGGGAAGCTGGAGATTGGCGATCAGTGCGGAATCAGCGCTTCCGTGATCGTGGCAGAGGAGTCCGTCATAATCGGTGACCGGGTTATGATCGGCGTAAACTGCCGTATTGCGGATACGGATTTTCATCCGCTGGATCTGAAATCGCGCGCCGTTCCGCATTCCCGCGGAAAAACGGCTCCGGTTGTGATCGGCAGCGATGTTTTCATCGGTATGAACTGTATCGTCCTGAAGGGAGTTTCCATCGGCTGCGGGAGCGTGATCGCAGCCGGCAGTGTGGTGACGAAATCAATTCCTCCTCATGTCATGGCAGGGGGCAATCCTGCCAGAGTTTTACGGAGTTTGGGGCCGGAATAA